Proteins encoded by one window of Engraulis encrasicolus isolate BLACKSEA-1 chromosome 23, IST_EnEncr_1.0, whole genome shotgun sequence:
- the drd1a gene encoding D(1) dopamine receptor translates to MDENMTTVVDNGHLERDPSSRVLTGCFLSLLILSTLLGNTLVCAAVTKFRHLRSKVTNFFVISLAVSDLLVAVLVMPWKAVTEIAGFWPFGAFCDVWVAFDIMCSTASILNLCVISVDRYWAISSPFRYERKMTPRVACVMISTAWTLSVLISFIPVQLNWHKAASAASAAQYHHLNHLQHQQHHQSPLLPTSSSATMASVMTGTNASTSTGHPSAGSSPTSVVAAASVNCDSSLNRTYAISSSLVSFYIPVAIMLATYTQIYRIAQQQIRRISALERAAESAKQRHDSMGGGSTTASESDATSSSSFKLSFKRETKVLKTLSVIMGVFVCCWLPFFVVNCMVPFCDFACVSPTTFDIFVWFGWANSSLNPIIYAFNADFRKAFAVLLGCQRFCPGNGGVETASLNKT, encoded by the exons ATGGACGAGAACATGACGACTGTGGTGGACAATGGTCATCTGGAGCGCGACCCCTCATCTCGGGTGCTGACCGGATGTTTCCTCTCCCTGCTCATACTCTCCACGCTACTGGGAAACACCCTGGTGTGTGCGGCCGTTACCAAGTTCCGCCACCTGCGCTCCAAAGTCACCAACTTCTTCGTCATATCGCTGGCAGTGTCGGACCTGCTGGTGGCCGTGCTGGTCATGCCGTGGAAGGCCGTGACGGAGATCGCCGGCTTCTGGCCGTTCGGCGCCTTCTGCGACGTGTGGGTGGCGTTCGACATCATGTGCTCCACGGCGTCCATCCTCAACCTGTGCGTGATCAGCGTGGACCGCTACTGGGCCATCTCCAGCCCCTTCCGCTACGAGAGGAAGATGACGCCGCGCGTGGCCTGTGTGATGATCAGCACCGCGTGGACCCTGTCCGTGCTCATCTCCTTCATCCCCGTCCAGCTGAACTGGCACAAGGcagcgtccgccgcgtccgccgcccaGTATCACCACCTGAACCacctccagcaccagcagcaccatCAGTCTCCACTCCTCCCAACATCCTCATCCGCCACCATGGCCTCAGTGATGACGGGCACCAATGCCTCCACGTCCACGGGGCACCCCTCTGCTGGGTCATCGCCGACATCTGTGGTGGCGGCGGCATCGGTGAACTGCGACTCCAGCCTGAACCGCACGTACGCCATCTCCTCCTCGCTGGTCAGCTTCTACATCCCCGTGGCCATCATGCTGGCCACCTACACGCAGATCTACCGCATCGCCCAGCAGCAGATCCGGCGTATCTCGGCGCTAGAGCGGGCGGCCGAGAGCGCCAAGCAGCGCCACGACAGCATGGGCGGCGGCTCCACCACCGCCTCCGAGTCGgacgccacctcctcctcctccttcaagcTGTCGTTCAAGCGCGAGACCAAGGTGCTCAAGACGCTCTCGGTCATCATGGGCGTGTTTGTGTGCTGCTGGCTGCCGTTCTTCGTGGTGAACTGCATGGTGCCCTTCTGT GACTTTGCCTGCGTCAGCCCGACCACCTTCGACATCTTCGTGTGGTTCGGCTGGGCCAACTCCTCGCTCAACCCTATCATCTACGCCTTCAACGCCGACTTCCGCAAGGCCTTCGCCGTCCTCCTGGGATGCCAGCGGTTCTGCCCCGGCAACGGCGGCGTGGAGACAGCCAGCCTGAACAAGACCTGA